One Methylocapsa sp. D3K7 DNA window includes the following coding sequences:
- the ettA gene encoding energy-dependent translational throttle protein EttA, with the protein MARQFIYHMQGLTKTYPGGKKVLENVNLSFYPDAKIGVLGINGSGKSTLLRIMAGLDKEFTGEGFVAEGAKVGYLPQEPVLDEKLDVRGNVMLGVSKKQAILDRYNDLAMNYSEETADEMTTLQDEIEAKGLWDLDAQVDQAMEALGCPPDGAAVGKLSGGERRRVALCRLLLEQPELLLLDEPTNHLDAETVNWLEGHLRAYPGAILIVTHDRYFLDNVTGWILELDRGRGIPYEGNYSAWLKQKQKRLTQEGREEEARMRQLEAESEWIASSPKARQAKSKARIQRYEDLVAKQNDKAPTASQIVIPVAERLGNNVIEFSHLSKGFGDKLLIDDLSFKLPPGGIVGVIGPNGAGKTTLFRMITKQEKPDSGTIQIGESVKLGYVDQSRDALDGKKNVWEEISGGHELITLGKREVNSRAYTSAFNFKGADQQKKVGQLSGGERNRVHLAKMLKSGANVLLLDEPTNDLDVDTLRALEEALTDFAGCAVIISHDRFFLDRIATHMLAFEDDSHIEWFEGNFADYEEDKKRRLGIDSIIPHRLKYKKFSR; encoded by the coding sequence ATGGCGCGGCAGTTCATCTATCATATGCAAGGTCTGACCAAGACCTACCCCGGCGGCAAAAAGGTTCTCGAGAACGTCAATCTGTCGTTCTATCCGGATGCCAAAATTGGCGTGCTCGGCATCAATGGCTCCGGCAAATCGACGCTTTTGCGGATCATGGCCGGGCTCGACAAGGAGTTTACCGGCGAAGGCTTCGTCGCCGAGGGCGCCAAGGTCGGCTATCTGCCGCAGGAGCCGGTGCTCGACGAGAAGCTCGACGTGCGCGGCAATGTGATGCTCGGCGTCTCCAAGAAGCAAGCAATCCTCGACCGCTACAACGACCTTGCGATGAATTATTCGGAGGAGACCGCCGATGAAATGACCACGCTGCAAGACGAGATCGAGGCCAAGGGCCTTTGGGATCTCGATGCGCAGGTCGATCAGGCGATGGAGGCACTCGGTTGCCCGCCCGACGGCGCCGCGGTCGGTAAACTCTCAGGCGGCGAGCGCCGCCGCGTCGCCCTCTGCCGCTTGCTGCTGGAGCAGCCGGAGCTTTTGCTGCTCGACGAGCCGACCAACCATCTCGACGCCGAAACCGTCAACTGGCTTGAGGGACACCTGCGCGCTTATCCCGGCGCCATCCTGATCGTCACCCATGACCGCTATTTTCTCGACAATGTCACGGGCTGGATTCTCGAACTCGATCGCGGCCGCGGGATCCCCTATGAAGGCAATTATTCCGCTTGGCTAAAGCAAAAGCAGAAGCGTCTCACGCAGGAAGGCCGCGAGGAGGAGGCGCGCATGCGGCAGCTCGAGGCCGAATCCGAATGGATTGCATCGAGCCCCAAGGCTCGCCAAGCGAAATCCAAGGCCCGCATCCAGCGCTACGAGGATCTTGTCGCCAAACAGAACGACAAAGCCCCCACCGCGTCGCAGATCGTCATCCCGGTCGCCGAGAGGCTTGGCAATAACGTCATCGAATTTTCCCATCTCTCGAAAGGTTTTGGCGACAAGCTGCTCATCGACGATCTGTCGTTCAAACTGCCGCCCGGCGGCATCGTCGGCGTGATCGGTCCCAACGGCGCCGGCAAGACCACGCTCTTCCGCATGATCACCAAGCAGGAAAAGCCGGATTCCGGGACGATCCAAATCGGCGAATCCGTCAAGCTCGGCTATGTCGATCAGTCACGCGACGCGCTCGATGGCAAAAAAAATGTCTGGGAGGAGATCTCGGGCGGCCATGAGCTGATCACGCTCGGCAAGCGCGAGGTCAATTCGCGCGCTTACACCTCCGCCTTCAATTTCAAGGGCGCCGATCAGCAAAAGAAAGTCGGCCAGCTTTCGGGCGGCGAGCGCAACCGCGTGCATCTCGCCAAAATGCTGAAATCCGGCGCCAATGTTCTGCTGCTCGACGAACCGACCAACGATCTCGATGTCGATACGCTCCGCGCCCTCGAAGAAGCCTTGACCGATTTTGCCGGCTGCGCGGTGATCATCTCGCATGACCGCTTCTTTTTGGATCGCATCGCGACCCATATGCTCGCCTTCGAGGACGACAGCCACATCGAATGGTTCGAAGGAAATTTCGCTGACTACGAGGAAGACAAAAAGCGCCGCCTCGGCATCGACAGCATCATCCCGCACCGGCTGAAATATAAGAAATTTTCGAGGTGA
- a CDS encoding TetR family transcriptional regulator has product MMRTERESKEKDTHKLIVEVAERLFRQIGFQKTTVADIARELHMSPANVYRFFTAKSEINEAVCMDLLSKIEAEAEKIAASRGGAAQKIRNLFSSVEKTHRKLFMYDRKLHDLIDAAITENWAIMRRHAERMAAILEQIIASGMASNEFPKGDAALASRLVNTACIRFCHPRLIVEYEQEPEPTLDQMIGFCLAALARPTA; this is encoded by the coding sequence ATGATGCGGACGGAAAGAGAATCCAAGGAGAAAGACACTCATAAGCTGATTGTCGAGGTCGCGGAACGTTTGTTCCGTCAAATCGGGTTTCAGAAAACGACGGTCGCGGATATCGCGCGCGAACTGCATATGTCGCCGGCGAATGTCTATCGTTTTTTCACGGCGAAGTCGGAGATCAACGAGGCCGTCTGCATGGACCTCCTCAGCAAGATCGAGGCCGAGGCGGAAAAAATTGCCGCGTCGCGCGGCGGCGCCGCTCAGAAAATCCGCAATCTGTTCAGCTCCGTGGAAAAAACCCATCGCAAACTGTTTATGTACGACCGGAAGCTGCATGATTTGATTGATGCGGCGATCACCGAGAACTGGGCCATCATGCGGCGGCACGCGGAACGCATGGCGGCGATCTTGGAGCAGATCATCGCGAGCGGCATGGCCTCGAACGAGTTTCCGAAAGGAGACGCCGCGCTGGCCTCGCGGCTCGTCAACACCGCCTGCATAAGATTTTGTCATCCGCGGCTGATCGTCGAATATGAACAGGAGCCAGAGCCGACCCTCGACCAAATGATCGGCTTTTGCCTCGCAGCGCTGGCTAGGCCGACCGCTTGA
- a CDS encoding MMPL family transporter produces the protein MAIEDAGLAGRGAKKRLHDLALGLERIGLVSLYFPRVVAIVAVILAIAAGFGVTRLKVDDSLSQLFRSDTPEFKQYEEVTRQFPSSEFDVLVVIEGKRLLDRESVEKLRDLITDLQLIDGTRGLISIFSARQAPRTNEIPAPLFPDPLPEGQDYQSLIHRVMANEIIRGKLLSEDGQLTLAVVALDPAIVQSTKLGTTIGEIRKTMREDLAGLGLNAELSGVPVMQLEIRTAVERDRLIYNIAGFTAGCLIAILFFRRVSFMIIAAGPPLIAIVFALGTLGWLDFRLNMFLNVMTPLIMVISFSDSMQLTFAARDRLLAGQDKYKALKGALLVVGPACVLTHATAAVSFTALLFSESELIRSFGEAGVIATIIALAAVLILMPLLGVLLLRKETDFASTVAGSDLGVDALRRFCGFIAARMIHRPALYSLAGLLVVAGLAFFYAHIEPRYRLADQVPDRQQAVAASHRLDAKLTGANPIDVLIEFPKGASLYSPETLSVIAEVHSLIEKQAGVGNVWSLESLRRWLVQADKPGSATLKSYVAILPEYLTRRFISAGQDAVVVSGRIPDSDASQLLPIVETLDKSLTAVRAQHPGYQISVTGLSVIAARNSAIMIEKLNRGLTVEFAFVAIFIGAAFRSVVVFLAAILPGIFPVVASGALLRATGQGLQFASVVALIVSFGLGLSATIHFLNRLRLEDDPTQDPGVAVERATVLVGPALILTSVVLACGLAVTVFSSLPSLRLFGWLSAFSMLAALTADLFILRPTATVLRRLSRRALAWRKSQRMPGN, from the coding sequence TTGGCGATTGAAGATGCTGGGCTGGCCGGAAGGGGTGCCAAAAAACGGCTGCACGATCTGGCACTCGGTCTCGAGCGGATTGGCCTCGTATCTTTGTATTTTCCCCGTGTTGTCGCAATTGTGGCGGTCATTCTCGCGATTGCGGCGGGTTTCGGTGTCACCCGGCTGAAGGTCGATGATTCGCTCAGCCAATTGTTCCGTTCCGATACACCGGAATTCAAGCAATATGAGGAAGTGACCCGGCAATTTCCGTCGAGTGAGTTCGACGTGCTGGTGGTTATCGAAGGCAAAAGGCTGCTCGACCGTGAATCGGTTGAAAAGCTCCGCGACCTCATCACGGACTTGCAACTGATCGATGGCACGCGCGGCCTGATTTCAATTTTCTCGGCGCGCCAGGCGCCGCGCACTAACGAAATTCCGGCACCTCTTTTTCCTGATCCGCTGCCTGAAGGGCAAGATTACCAGTCCCTTATCCATCGCGTAATGGCCAATGAGATCATCCGTGGCAAGCTTTTGTCGGAAGATGGCCAACTCACCTTGGCCGTTGTCGCACTCGATCCTGCCATCGTTCAGAGTACCAAGCTCGGCACGACAATCGGGGAGATCCGCAAAACCATGCGCGAGGATCTCGCTGGGCTCGGTCTCAACGCGGAACTGTCCGGCGTTCCCGTCATGCAGCTCGAGATACGCACCGCGGTCGAGCGTGACCGGCTGATCTACAACATCGCAGGCTTCACCGCCGGCTGCCTTATTGCGATTCTCTTTTTCCGCCGCGTTTCCTTCATGATCATCGCGGCAGGACCGCCTTTGATCGCCATAGTGTTCGCCCTCGGAACCCTGGGATGGCTCGATTTCCGCCTGAACATGTTCCTCAATGTGATGACGCCGCTCATCATGGTGATCAGTTTTTCCGACAGTATGCAGCTTACCTTCGCGGCGCGGGACCGCCTGCTGGCTGGGCAGGACAAATACAAGGCTTTGAAAGGCGCGCTTTTGGTCGTCGGCCCGGCCTGTGTTTTGACCCATGCGACAGCCGCCGTATCCTTCACGGCGTTGCTTTTTTCTGAATCGGAGCTGATTCGGAGTTTTGGCGAAGCGGGAGTGATTGCGACCATCATCGCGCTCGCCGCCGTGCTGATCCTAATGCCGCTGCTTGGGGTCCTGCTGTTGCGGAAGGAAACAGACTTCGCGTCCACGGTCGCCGGCTCGGATCTTGGGGTTGACGCCTTGCGCCGATTTTGCGGCTTCATTGCCGCCCGCATGATTCACCGACCGGCCCTTTACAGCCTAGCGGGTCTGCTGGTGGTCGCCGGGCTTGCGTTCTTCTATGCCCATATCGAGCCGCGATACCGGCTTGCCGATCAGGTGCCGGACCGGCAGCAGGCAGTCGCCGCGAGCCATCGTCTTGATGCCAAACTCACCGGCGCCAATCCGATCGACGTACTCATCGAGTTTCCAAAGGGGGCATCGCTTTACTCACCGGAAACGCTCAGTGTGATCGCGGAGGTCCATTCCCTTATCGAGAAACAAGCGGGCGTCGGCAATGTCTGGTCTCTCGAAAGCTTGCGGCGGTGGCTGGTCCAGGCCGACAAACCCGGCAGCGCTACCTTAAAGAGCTATGTCGCCATACTGCCGGAATATTTGACACGGCGGTTCATTTCGGCTGGCCAGGATGCCGTTGTCGTCTCGGGCCGCATCCCGGACTCCGACGCCAGCCAGCTCCTTCCCATCGTCGAGACGCTGGACAAATCGCTGACGGCAGTCCGTGCGCAACATCCAGGATACCAAATTTCCGTGACGGGTCTTTCAGTGATCGCGGCACGCAACAGCGCCATTATGATCGAAAAATTGAATCGCGGCTTGACGGTTGAGTTCGCCTTCGTCGCAATCTTTATTGGTGCGGCATTCCGCTCTGTGGTCGTCTTTTTGGCCGCGATCTTGCCCGGTATTTTTCCGGTCGTTGCCTCGGGGGCATTGCTGCGGGCAACGGGGCAAGGCCTGCAGTTCGCCAGCGTCGTTGCCTTGATCGTCTCGTTCGGACTGGGCCTCAGCGCGACGATCCATTTTCTCAACCGGTTGCGGCTGGAGGACGATCCAACCCAAGATCCAGGCGTTGCCGTCGAGCGTGCGACCGTTCTCGTCGGCCCCGCGCTGATTCTGACATCGGTGGTGCTTGCCTGCGGCTTGGCAGTCACGGTGTTTTCCAGCTTGCCGTCGCTGCGGCTGTTTGGCTGGCTGAGCGCATTCTCAATGTTAGCGGCGCTGACCGCCGACCTCTTCATTCTGAGGCCGACAGCCACGGTTCTGCGCCGGCTCTCGCGCCGCGCGTTGGCTTGGCGCAAAAGTCAAAGGATGCCTGGAAACTAG
- a CDS encoding GDP-L-fucose synthase — MGNFAVHATAKRKIWVAGHRGMVGSAILRRLAEVDAELLTVDRRDVDLREQDTVRQWVAWAKPDVIILAAAKVGGILANDSCPADFLFDNLAIETNVIQAAHLAGVERLIFLASSCIYPKFAAQPIKEDALLTGPLEPTNEWYAIAKIAGIKMCQALARQYGRSYISVIPCNLYGQNDNFDLSTSHVLPALIRKFHAAKAAGDAEVVIWGTGTPLREFLHANDLADAVVFLMDHYVVSEPINCGAGFDVSIRELAEMVGRAAEFGGKLIFDRSKPDGAPRKMMDSSRLAALGWRPKTGLEEGIREVYRWYAETESRKAPSLPAAT; from the coding sequence ATGGGAAATTTCGCGGTCCATGCAACTGCCAAACGGAAGATCTGGGTCGCCGGCCATCGCGGAATGGTTGGATCGGCGATCCTGCGCCGCCTCGCAGAGGTTGACGCCGAACTTCTTACAGTGGACCGCCGGGATGTCGATCTGCGCGAGCAAGACACCGTCCGGCAATGGGTGGCATGGGCCAAACCGGATGTCATTATCCTCGCCGCGGCCAAGGTTGGCGGAATCCTCGCCAATGACTCCTGTCCCGCGGATTTCCTCTTCGATAACCTCGCGATTGAAACAAATGTCATTCAAGCCGCCCATCTCGCCGGTGTCGAGCGGTTAATCTTTCTTGCATCCTCCTGCATCTACCCAAAATTCGCGGCGCAACCGATCAAGGAAGACGCCCTGTTGACCGGACCGCTTGAGCCAACCAACGAATGGTACGCAATCGCGAAAATCGCCGGCATCAAAATGTGCCAAGCGCTCGCGCGCCAGTATGGCCGCAGCTACATCAGCGTCATTCCCTGCAATCTCTATGGCCAGAACGACAATTTCGATCTTTCAACCAGCCATGTCTTACCCGCCCTCATCCGCAAATTCCATGCGGCCAAGGCGGCTGGCGACGCCGAGGTTGTCATCTGGGGCACCGGTACACCTTTGCGGGAGTTTCTTCATGCCAATGACCTGGCGGACGCCGTGGTATTTTTGATGGATCACTATGTCGTGAGCGAACCGATCAATTGTGGCGCCGGCTTCGACGTCAGCATCCGCGAACTTGCGGAGATGGTGGGACGGGCGGCGGAGTTCGGCGGAAAACTTATATTCGATCGCAGCAAGCCGGATGGCGCGCCCCGCAAGATGATGGATTCAAGCCGATTGGCGGCGCTCGGCTGGCGACCAAAAACAGGCCTCGAGGAGGGCATCCGGGAAGTTTACCGGTGGTACGCGGAGACGGAATCCCGCAAAGCCCCCAGTCTCCCAGCAGCCACGTGA
- a CDS encoding NAD-dependent epimerase/dehydratase family protein — protein MKAALVLGAGGFIGGHLVRRLKNEGFWVRGVDLKFNEFSETAADDFVIGDLRDAGFCRQIIDRRFDEVYQLAADMGGAGYIFTGENDADIMHNSSTVNLNVLDACHKRNIKRIFYSSSACMYPAYNQEDPDNPNCAEESAYPAAPDSEYGWEKLFSERLYLAYQRNFGIQVRIARYHNIFGPEGTWTGGKEKAPAAICRKVASARNGGSIEMWGDGLQTRSFLYIDECLEGTTRLMRSGFTGPVNIGSEEMVTINELARVVMDISGKQLDVEHKPGPTGVRGRNSNNRLIKDRLGWAPAQPLRTGLEYTYAWIERQVLRNAA, from the coding sequence TTGAAAGCTGCTCTTGTGCTTGGAGCCGGTGGCTTCATTGGGGGTCATCTGGTGCGCCGCCTGAAGAACGAAGGCTTCTGGGTCCGGGGTGTCGATCTTAAATTCAATGAATTCTCGGAAACCGCGGCCGATGATTTTGTGATCGGCGATCTGCGGGATGCGGGCTTCTGCCGGCAAATTATCGACCGGCGTTTTGATGAAGTTTATCAGCTCGCAGCGGACATGGGCGGCGCCGGGTACATCTTCACGGGCGAGAACGACGCCGACATCATGCACAATTCGTCCACCGTGAATCTCAATGTGCTGGATGCGTGCCATAAACGAAATATCAAGCGCATTTTTTATTCGTCCTCCGCCTGCATGTATCCAGCTTACAATCAGGAAGATCCCGACAATCCGAACTGCGCCGAGGAAAGCGCCTATCCTGCCGCGCCGGACAGCGAATATGGCTGGGAGAAGCTATTTAGCGAGCGGCTGTATCTTGCGTATCAGCGGAATTTTGGCATTCAAGTCCGCATCGCCCGCTATCACAATATCTTCGGACCGGAAGGGACTTGGACGGGCGGCAAGGAAAAAGCGCCGGCGGCCATCTGCCGTAAGGTTGCCTCTGCCCGCAATGGCGGCTCTATCGAGATGTGGGGGGACGGTCTGCAGACCCGTTCGTTTTTATACATCGACGAGTGCCTCGAAGGCACGACCCGCCTGATGCGCTCGGGCTTCACCGGCCCGGTCAACATCGGTTCTGAAGAGATGGTGACAATCAATGAGCTCGCCCGCGTCGTTATGGACATTTCTGGCAAACAGCTGGATGTTGAACATAAGCCTGGGCCAACGGGCGTCCGGGGGCGGAATTCAAACAACCGCTTGATCAAGGACCGGCTGGGCTGGGCTCCGGCGCAGCCTCTGCGCACGGGTTTGGAATACACTTATGCCTGGATTGAAAGGCAGGTCCTTCGCAACGCAGCTTGA